Proteins encoded together in one Mobula birostris isolate sMobBir1 chromosome 21, sMobBir1.hap1, whole genome shotgun sequence window:
- the nsmce4a gene encoding non-structural maintenance of chromosomes element 4 homolog A has translation MSERNRSRSQSVSTSNGTGGQARGRRNSVVSDSTMTEDEDLGEGGIPYGARDDDPNRRRMLRHQYRELINSVQQNREDMIRPNSNKLTEALEEANKLFSNVRQTSEAALDAQFLVLATNLGQEKANQLHTDMMVFDPSVFAEELLTFMGLRRLETEGSDDDDESAGWLPKDAWTRLGNEAVKYFKRAPAFHYMLGSYKSEPPVPRQKIERQKRVPTKEERRIMPTQLKKMDESHQEATEKEVERILGLLQEYFKSDPETPINFFDFVIDPHSYARTVENIFHVSFIVRDGFAAIGLDQDKLPIIEPVNESMDNDRPQQQRQQMVISLSQQDWREIIDTFEIADAMIPPATQGD, from the exons ATGTCGGAGAGAAATCGGTCTCGTTCGCAGTCGGTTAGCACCTCCAACGGCACCGGAGGGCAGGCCCGCGGCCGGAGAAACTCGGTCGTCTCCGATTCCACCATGACGGAGGACGAGGATCTCGGCGAAGGTGGCATCCCGTACGGGGCCCGGGACGATGACCCGAACCGCCGGAGGATGCTGAGGCACCAGTACCGGGAGCTCATCAATAGTGTTCAGC agaaTCGGGAGGACATGATCAGACCCAACAGTAATAAATTAACAGAAGCATTGGAGGAAGCTAATAAATTGTTTTCCAATG TACGTCAGACCAGCGAGGCAGCCCTGGATGCTCAGTTTCTTGTACTTGCTACAAATCTGGGACAAGAGAAAGCTAATCAGCTGCACACAGACATGATGGTATTTGATCCATCTGTCTTTGCAGAGGAACTG TTGACATTCATGGGTTTGAGACGGCTGGAAACTGAAGggagtgatgatgatgatgaatctgCAGGGTGGCTTCCAAAGGATGCCTGGACTAGACTAGGAAATGAAGCTGTAAAGTATTTTAAAAGAGCTCCAGCCTTTCATTATAT GCTGGGATCTTACAAAAGTGAACCTCCAGTTCCACGACAGAAAATTGAGAGGCAGAAGAGAGTTCCAACAAAGGAAGAACGCAGAATAATGCCAACACAG TTGAAAAAAATGGACGAATCTCACCAAGAGGCAACTGAAAaggaagtggagaggatattgGGATTATTGCAAGAGTACTTCAAATCTGACC CTGAAACACCAATCAATTTCTTTGACTTTGTAATTGATCCACATTCTTATGCACGTACTGTGGAGAATATATTCCATGTCTCCTTCATTGTCAGA gatgGTTTTGCTGCCATTGGGCTTGATCAAGACAAACTACCAATTATTG aaCCAGTAAATGAAAGTATGGATAATGACAGGCCACAACAACAAAGACAACAGATGGTTATTTCGTTGAGCCAACAAGATTGGAGG GAAATAATTGATACATTTGAAATAGCAGATGCCATGATACCACCAGCCACCCAAGGAGATTGA